From a region of the Salvia miltiorrhiza cultivar Shanhuang (shh) unplaced genomic scaffold, IMPLAD_Smil_shh original_scaffold_478, whole genome shotgun sequence genome:
- the LOC131004976 gene encoding transcription factor TCP7-like yields MSTSAADGTNGPIVDPSQRHLQLQTVPAASAPVKKPPAKDRHSKVDGRGRRIRMPIICAARVFQLTRELGHKSDGQTIEWLLRQAEPSIIAATGTGTTPASFSTVSPSARNSSSSSSISAALDHKPLAHSLLTPTPFILGKRLRPDDDEHHQHLSKDDVTSVSASVGPTVAAGGFWALPARTDFGQVWSFAAPPEMVVAASNNSHHHHQQQHQQQQHSASLRFLQQHQPLGIGEASAARVGNYLPIAQVQGHHLNLLASLSGPPPQSSEQRRDDDAN; encoded by the coding sequence ATGTCTACGTCGGCAGCTGACGGGACCAACGGACCCATTGTCGATCCTTCCCAGCGGCACCTCCAGCTCCAGACAGTACCCGCCGCCTCCGCCCCTGTCAAGAAACCCCCCGCCAAGGACCGCCACAGCAAGGTCGACGGCCGAGGCCGCCGCATCCGCATGCCTATCATCTGCGCCGCCAGGGTCTTCCAGCTCACCCGGGAGCTAGGGCACAAGTCCGACGGTCAGACCATCGAGTGGCTCCTCCGCCAGGCCGAGCCTTCCATTATCGCCGCCACCGGCACCGGCACTACTCCCGCCAGCTTCTCCACCGTTTCCCCCTCCGCCCGCaattcctcctcctcctcctctatCTCCGCAGCGCTCGACCATAAGCCCCTCGCCCATTCCCTCCTTACCCCCACTCCCTTCATTCTCGGCAAGCGACTCCGCCCCGACGATGACGAACACCACCAGCACCTCTCCAAGGATGACGTCACCTCTGTTTCCGCTTCTGTAGGCCCCACCGTCGCTGCTGGAGGCTTCTGGGCTCTACCCGCCCGAACCGATTTTGGCCAAGTCTGGAGCTTTGCTGCTCCTCCTGAAATGGTCGTTGCAGCTTCAAATAATTCCCATCATCATCACCAGCAGCAgcaccaacaacaacaacattcAGCTTCTTTGAGGTTTCTACAACAACATCAGCCGTTGGGAATTGGGGAGGCCTCCGCAGCGAGGGTCGGAAATTACTTGCCCATTGCTCAAGTACAGGGTCATCACCTCAATTTGCTTGCATCCCTCTCCGGCCCTCCCCCTCAGTCGTCCGAACAACGAAGGGATGATGATGCCAACTGA
- the LOC131004973 gene encoding alpha-galactosidase-like isoform X2, with translation MNLHPRRHMLSFSPRASTFSYLPSHFNTLCLSLPPPLYILNPSLSQIDCSKMLSVALLWLVFFNGISALENGLARTPQMGWNSWNHFQCNIEEKLIRETGLHITCKYADMLTFFNLTILLLLLLLLLLLLLLLLFSATADAMVSTGLAALGYKYINLDDCWAEQNRDAQGNLVAKASKFPSGIKALADYVHGKGLKLGIYSDAGTQTCSKQMPGSLGYEEHDAKTFASWGVDYLKYDNCNNNGISPKERYPVMAKALLNSGRKIFYSMCEWGQEDPATWAKSIGNSWRTTGDIQDNWNSMTSLADQNDRWAAYAGPGGWNDPDMLEVGNGGMSNQEYRSHFSIWALIKAPLLIGCDIRSMDKATLEILSNKEVIAVNQDKLGIQGKKLKKDGDLEHGRCGEEP, from the exons ATGAATTTGCATCCACGTCGCCACATGCTTTCATTCTCTCCTCGAGCATCCACTTTTAGCTACCTTCCATCCCACTTCAAcactctctgtctctctcttcctcctcctctatATATACTGAATCCATCACTCTCACAAATAGATTGTAGCAAGATGCTGAGTGTGGCATTACTATGGTTGGTCTTCTTCAATGGCATTTCTGCCCTCGAAAATGGGTTGGCTCGAACTCCTCAGATGGG ATGGAATAGCTGGAATCATTTTCAATGTAACATTGAAGAAAAGTTGATTAGGGAAACAGGTCTGCACATCACATGCAAATATGCAGATATGCTCACTTTTTTCAATCTCacgattttattattattattattattattattattattattattattattattattttctgcAACAGCTGATGCAATGGTATCAACTGGGCTTGCTGCGCTTGGCTACAAGTATATAAATCTGG ATGATTGCTGGGCTGAACAAAACAGAGATGCTCAG GGGAATTTAGTTGCAAAAGCTTCAAAATTTCCTTCTGGAATTAAAGCGCTGGCAGATTATGTTCATGGGAAGGGATTAAAACTTGGGATTTACTCTGACGCTGG AACTCAGACATGCAGCAAGCAAATGCCTGGATCATTAGGATATGAAGAACATGATGCAAAAACTTTTGCCTCATGG GGAGTTGATTACTTGAAGTACGACAACTGTAACAACAACGGTATCAGCCCTAAGGAAAG GTATCCTGTGATGGCAAAGGCTTTACTGAATTCTGGGAGGAAAATCTTTTACTCAATGTGTGAATG GGGGCAAGAAGATCCTGCAACTTGGGCCAAGTCTATTGGGAACAGTTGGAGAACAACGGGGGACATTCAGGATAACTGGAACAG TATGACTTCACTGGCAGACCAGAATGACCGGTGGGCAGCGTATGCAGGGCCGGGCGGATGGAATG ACCCTGACATGCTGGAAGTTGGAAATGGTGGGATGAGTAACCAAGAATATCGGTCACATTTCAGCATATGGGCATTGATCAAA GCTCCTCTGTTGATTGGGTGTGACATCCGGTCGATGGACAAAGCGACACTGGAAATTCTAAGCAATAAGGAGGTGATTGCTGTGAACCAGG ATAAACTTGGCATTCAAGGGAAAAAGTTGAAGAAAGATGGAGACTTGGAG catggCAGGTGTGGGGAGGAGCCCTGA
- the LOC131004985 gene encoding uncharacterized protein LOC131004985 isoform X1, which produces MAGREVREYTNLTDPKDKKLGKGKDRIDDEEITFQRMVAKMQEVAGERGGYLHGRGALDSDDLLYLKEQMEAEEDAERLLRRTEKRAFAAFKKAVAETSPASVPLPLRVEPKPKSGIRQQDLLKRVVSVKAKQQGVSTPCDLDPSRETLNQQPSKKYRPSNDQNLEKDESSTSFNKVGVETKSDNPVKSLLAAYENSDDDD; this is translated from the exons ATGGCCGGAAGAGAAGTTCGTGAGTACACAAATCTTACTGATCCTAAAG ATAAGAAGTTGGGGAAGGGGAAGGACAGAATAGATGACGAAGAAATTACATTCCAGCGCATGGTTGCCAAG ATGCAAGAGGTTGCTGGAGAACGTGGAGGCTACCTTCATGGTCGAGGCG CTTTGGACAGCGACGATTTGCTTTATCTGAAGGAGCAGATGGAAGCTGAGGAAGATGCAGAACGTCTTCTACGCCGTACAGAGAAACGAGCATTTGCCGCATTTAAA AAGGCTGTGGCCGAAACTTCCCCAGCTTCAGTTCCCTTGCCACTTAGAGTGGAACCCAAGCCAAAAAGTGGAATCAG GCAGCAAGACCTACTTAAGAGAGTGGTGTCAGTTAAGGCAAAGCAGCAGGGTGTTTCTACCCCGTGTGATTTAGATCCATCCAGGGAAACTTTGAATCAACAACCATCTAAAAAATATCGACCCTCGAACgatcagaatctggagaaagaTGAGTCTTCTACTAGTTTCAACAAAGTGGGAGTGGAAACAAAATCGGATAACCCAGTTAAAAGTCTATTGGCAGCATATGAAAATTCTGATGATGATGACTGA
- the LOC131004973 gene encoding alpha-galactosidase-like isoform X3, whose protein sequence is MEMEVNNGNSRMNLHPRRHMLSFSPRASTFSYLPSHFNTLCLSLPPPLYILNPSLSQIDCSKMLSVALLWLVFFNGISALENGLARTPQMGWNSWNHFQCNIEEKLIRETADAMVSTGLAALGYKYINLDDCWAEQNRDAQGNLVAKASKFPSGIKALADYVHGKGLKLGIYSDAGTQTCSKQMPGSLGYEEHDAKTFASWGVDYLKYDNCNNNGISPKERYPVMAKALLNSGRKIFYSMCEWGQEDPATWAKSIGNSWRTTGDIQDNWNSMTSLADQNDRWAAYAGPGGWNDPDMLEVGNGGMSNQEYRSHFSIWALIKAPLLIGCDIRSMDKATLEILSNKEVIAVNQDKLGIQGKKLKKDGDLEVWGGALSRNRVAVALWNRGSSEATISAYWSDLGLNSTAVVNARDLWAHSTLRSLKGQISASVVSHDCKMYILSPI, encoded by the exons ATGGAGATGGAGGTTAATAATGGAAATAGTAGAATGAATTTGCATCCACGTCGCCACATGCTTTCATTCTCTCCTCGAGCATCCACTTTTAGCTACCTTCCATCCCACTTCAAcactctctgtctctctcttcctcctcctctatATATACTGAATCCATCACTCTCACAAATAGATTGTAGCAAGATGCTGAGTGTGGCATTACTATGGTTGGTCTTCTTCAATGGCATTTCTGCCCTCGAAAATGGGTTGGCTCGAACTCCTCAGATGGG ATGGAATAGCTGGAATCATTTTCAATGTAACATTGAAGAAAAGTTGATTAGGGAAACAG CTGATGCAATGGTATCAACTGGGCTTGCTGCGCTTGGCTACAAGTATATAAATCTGG ATGATTGCTGGGCTGAACAAAACAGAGATGCTCAG GGGAATTTAGTTGCAAAAGCTTCAAAATTTCCTTCTGGAATTAAAGCGCTGGCAGATTATGTTCATGGGAAGGGATTAAAACTTGGGATTTACTCTGACGCTGG AACTCAGACATGCAGCAAGCAAATGCCTGGATCATTAGGATATGAAGAACATGATGCAAAAACTTTTGCCTCATGG GGAGTTGATTACTTGAAGTACGACAACTGTAACAACAACGGTATCAGCCCTAAGGAAAG GTATCCTGTGATGGCAAAGGCTTTACTGAATTCTGGGAGGAAAATCTTTTACTCAATGTGTGAATG GGGGCAAGAAGATCCTGCAACTTGGGCCAAGTCTATTGGGAACAGTTGGAGAACAACGGGGGACATTCAGGATAACTGGAACAG TATGACTTCACTGGCAGACCAGAATGACCGGTGGGCAGCGTATGCAGGGCCGGGCGGATGGAATG ACCCTGACATGCTGGAAGTTGGAAATGGTGGGATGAGTAACCAAGAATATCGGTCACATTTCAGCATATGGGCATTGATCAAA GCTCCTCTGTTGATTGGGTGTGACATCCGGTCGATGGACAAAGCGACACTGGAAATTCTAAGCAATAAGGAGGTGATTGCTGTGAACCAGG ATAAACTTGGCATTCAAGGGAAAAAGTTGAAGAAAGATGGAGACTTGGAG GTGTGGGGAGGAGCCCTGAGCAGAAACAGAGTAGCTGTTGCTTTGTGGAACAGAGGATCTTCAGAAGCCACTATCAGCGCTTACTGGTCTGATTTAGGCCTTAATTCTACTGCAGTCGTCAATGCAAGAGACTTGTGGGCA CATTCAACCCTACGATCCCTCAAAGGACAAATCTCGGCTTCTGTAGTTTCGCATGACTGTAAAATGTATATTCTGTCTCCCATTTGA
- the LOC131004985 gene encoding uncharacterized protein LOC131004985 isoform X2 has translation MQEVAGERGGYLHGRGALDSDDLLYLKEQMEAEEDAERLLRRTEKRAFAAFKKAVAETSPASVPLPLRVEPKPKSGIRQQDLLKRVVSVKAKQQGVSTPCDLDPSRETLNQQPSKKYRPSNDQNLEKDESSTSFNKVGVETKSDNPVKSLLAAYENSDDDD, from the exons ATGCAAGAGGTTGCTGGAGAACGTGGAGGCTACCTTCATGGTCGAGGCG CTTTGGACAGCGACGATTTGCTTTATCTGAAGGAGCAGATGGAAGCTGAGGAAGATGCAGAACGTCTTCTACGCCGTACAGAGAAACGAGCATTTGCCGCATTTAAA AAGGCTGTGGCCGAAACTTCCCCAGCTTCAGTTCCCTTGCCACTTAGAGTGGAACCCAAGCCAAAAAGTGGAATCAG GCAGCAAGACCTACTTAAGAGAGTGGTGTCAGTTAAGGCAAAGCAGCAGGGTGTTTCTACCCCGTGTGATTTAGATCCATCCAGGGAAACTTTGAATCAACAACCATCTAAAAAATATCGACCCTCGAACgatcagaatctggagaaagaTGAGTCTTCTACTAGTTTCAACAAAGTGGGAGTGGAAACAAAATCGGATAACCCAGTTAAAAGTCTATTGGCAGCATATGAAAATTCTGATGATGATGACTGA
- the LOC131004990 gene encoding probable aquaporin TIP3-2, producing MPRRYAFGRPEDATHPDSVKATLSEFLSTFIFVFAGEGSVLALDKMYRETDLSASGLILIALAHALSLFAAVASSMNVSGGHINPAVTFGALVGGRVSLLRAIFYWIAQLLGAVVASLLLRLATDGFRPVGFSVAAGVGAWNALVMEIVMTFGLVYTVYATAIDPRRGSLGTIAPLAIAFIVGANVLVGGPFEGAAMNPARAFGPALVGWRWRYHWIYWLGPFIGAALAGIIYEFGLILPETTTPHHTHHQPLAADDY from the exons ATGCCTCGCAGGTACGCTTTTGGGAGGCCTGAAGATGCGACCCATCCCGACTCCGTCAAGGCCACCTTGTCGGAATTCCTCTCCACCTTCATCTTTGTTTTTGCTGGAGAAGGCTCTGTCCTCGCTCTTG ATAAGATGTACAGGGAAACGGATTTATCTGCGTCAGGGCTGATCCTTATCGCGCTGGCGCATGCGCTCTCTCTCTTTGCTGCGGTGGCCTCTAGCATGAACGTATCGGGCGGCCACATTAACCCCGCCGTCACCTTTGGGGCCCTCGTTGGCGGCAGGGTATCTCTGCTCCGTGCCATCTTCTACTGGATAGCGCAGCTGCTTGGGGCTGTCGTTGCTTCCCTGCTCTTGAGACTAGCCACAGACGGCTTC AGACCAGTGGGGTTCTCAGTGGCTGCGGGAGTGGGAGCATGGAATGCGCTGGTGATGGAGATCGTGATGACATTCGGGCTGGTGTACACGGTGTACGCGACAGCCATAGATCCTCGAAGGGGGAGTCTGGGCACGATAGCCCCTCTTGCGATTGCATTCATAGTGGGAGCGAATGTGCTGGTGGGAGGGCCTTTCGAAGGAGCAGCCATGAACCCGGCCAGGGCATTCGGGCCGGCCCTGGTGGGGTGGAGGTGGAGGTACCATTGGATCTACTGGTTGGGTCCCTTCATCGGGGCAGCGTTGGCGGGCATCATATACGAGTTCGGCCTCATACTGCCGGAGACGACTACTCCGCACCACACCCACCACCAGCCTTTGGCTGCCGATGATTACTAG
- the LOC131004973 gene encoding alpha-galactosidase-like isoform X1 yields MNLHPRRHMLSFSPRASTFSYLPSHFNTLCLSLPPPLYILNPSLSQIDCSKMLSVALLWLVFFNGISALENGLARTPQMGWNSWNHFQCNIEEKLIRETGLHITCKYADMLTFFNLTILLLLLLLLLLLLLLLLFSATADAMVSTGLAALGYKYINLDDCWAEQNRDAQGNLVAKASKFPSGIKALADYVHGKGLKLGIYSDAGTQTCSKQMPGSLGYEEHDAKTFASWGVDYLKYDNCNNNGISPKERYPVMAKALLNSGRKIFYSMCEWGQEDPATWAKSIGNSWRTTGDIQDNWNSMTSLADQNDRWAAYAGPGGWNDPDMLEVGNGGMSNQEYRSHFSIWALIKAPLLIGCDIRSMDKATLEILSNKEVIAVNQDKLGIQGKKLKKDGDLEVWGGALSRNRVAVALWNRGSSEATISAYWSDLGLNSTAVVNARDLWAHSTLRSLKGQISASVVSHDCKMYILSPI; encoded by the exons ATGAATTTGCATCCACGTCGCCACATGCTTTCATTCTCTCCTCGAGCATCCACTTTTAGCTACCTTCCATCCCACTTCAAcactctctgtctctctcttcctcctcctctatATATACTGAATCCATCACTCTCACAAATAGATTGTAGCAAGATGCTGAGTGTGGCATTACTATGGTTGGTCTTCTTCAATGGCATTTCTGCCCTCGAAAATGGGTTGGCTCGAACTCCTCAGATGGG ATGGAATAGCTGGAATCATTTTCAATGTAACATTGAAGAAAAGTTGATTAGGGAAACAGGTCTGCACATCACATGCAAATATGCAGATATGCTCACTTTTTTCAATCTCacgattttattattattattattattattattattattattattattattattattttctgcAACAGCTGATGCAATGGTATCAACTGGGCTTGCTGCGCTTGGCTACAAGTATATAAATCTGG ATGATTGCTGGGCTGAACAAAACAGAGATGCTCAG GGGAATTTAGTTGCAAAAGCTTCAAAATTTCCTTCTGGAATTAAAGCGCTGGCAGATTATGTTCATGGGAAGGGATTAAAACTTGGGATTTACTCTGACGCTGG AACTCAGACATGCAGCAAGCAAATGCCTGGATCATTAGGATATGAAGAACATGATGCAAAAACTTTTGCCTCATGG GGAGTTGATTACTTGAAGTACGACAACTGTAACAACAACGGTATCAGCCCTAAGGAAAG GTATCCTGTGATGGCAAAGGCTTTACTGAATTCTGGGAGGAAAATCTTTTACTCAATGTGTGAATG GGGGCAAGAAGATCCTGCAACTTGGGCCAAGTCTATTGGGAACAGTTGGAGAACAACGGGGGACATTCAGGATAACTGGAACAG TATGACTTCACTGGCAGACCAGAATGACCGGTGGGCAGCGTATGCAGGGCCGGGCGGATGGAATG ACCCTGACATGCTGGAAGTTGGAAATGGTGGGATGAGTAACCAAGAATATCGGTCACATTTCAGCATATGGGCATTGATCAAA GCTCCTCTGTTGATTGGGTGTGACATCCGGTCGATGGACAAAGCGACACTGGAAATTCTAAGCAATAAGGAGGTGATTGCTGTGAACCAGG ATAAACTTGGCATTCAAGGGAAAAAGTTGAAGAAAGATGGAGACTTGGAG GTGTGGGGAGGAGCCCTGAGCAGAAACAGAGTAGCTGTTGCTTTGTGGAACAGAGGATCTTCAGAAGCCACTATCAGCGCTTACTGGTCTGATTTAGGCCTTAATTCTACTGCAGTCGTCAATGCAAGAGACTTGTGGGCA CATTCAACCCTACGATCCCTCAAAGGACAAATCTCGGCTTCTGTAGTTTCGCATGACTGTAAAATGTATATTCTGTCTCCCATTTGA
- the LOC131004984 gene encoding probable leucine-rich repeat receptor-like protein kinase At1g68400: protein MYSSSMSILIISLLMPCILGLEMEEFYGDEREALIQLRDIVTSSSNLHANWTGRACISKNQSRWAGVGCSDWHVTHLVLEGIQLATSLPLPPMLFHNLTFLTKLSFTNNSLHGPLPNLTNLVHLQYVFLSKNHFSGSIPSNYIDLPELTKLELQENDLTGQIPAFNQRSLISFDVSNNQLQGPVPPTSVLQRFPESSYANNSALCGSIPGLSPCPIAVAPAPFQPSARNDGGLQPWSIALIAAAALLVPLFVLCCYMRKAKKKEELVVAVAGGEVYKGKRDDTETSMELEFMERPIFELDDLLRSAAEVIGRGKLGTTYKAMLECGSVVAVKRLEHVKARSKKEFAQQMHLLGSIKHHNLAEMISFYHSQEEKLIVYDYVPDGSLFSLLHEKRVLDWKSRVGIIKEIATGLEHLHESSTLHGNLKSSNVLIHRDQSGIPRVKLTDYGLVGLAAAHMLSVGRTPEFAAGKKVTSKADVYCFGIVVLEIVTGRVPAKDLSGWVREAVSIDWSTDIVDLQIVGEKEGYEHMLSLTQMALQCTDHLPHRRLKIAQLLTTIHNTT, encoded by the exons ATGTATTCTTCATCAATGAGCATCTTGATCATTTCTTTGTTGATGCCATGTATTCTTGGATTGGAGATGGAGGAATTTTATGGGGATGAACGGGAAGCTTTGATTCAACTGAGGGACATAGTAACGTCGTCTTCAAACCTGCACGCGAATTGGACAGGTCGAGCATGCATCAGCAAGAACCAGAGCAGGTGGGCTGGAGTTGGGTGCTCGGATTGGCATGTGACGCATTTGGTCCTTGAAGGAATCCAACTCGCcacttctctccctctcccacCTATGCTGTTCCACAACCTTACATTCTTGACCAAACTCAGCTTCACAAACAATTCCTTGCACGGTCCTCTTCCCAATCTCACCAATCTAGTGCACCTCCAGTATGTTTTTCTCTCCAAAAATCACTTCTCAGGCTCCATCCCCTCTAACTACATTGATCTACCTGAGTTAACCAAACTTGAGCTACAAGAAAATGATCTGACAGGTCAAATTCCCGCTTTCAATCAGCGAAGCTTGATCTCGTTCGATGTCTCCAATAATCAACTCCAAGGGCCGGTACCTCCGACTAGTGTGCTCCAAAGATTTCCGGAAAGCTCTTATGCTAACAATTCAGCTTTATGTGGATCTATTCCAGGATTGAGCCCTTGTCCTATCGCCGTTGCTCCAGCTCCATTTCAACCATCAGCAAGGAACGATGGTGGCCTCCAACCGTGGAGCATTGCTCTGATTGCAGCCGCAGCTCTACTTGTTCCTCTGTTTGTACTCTGCTGTTACATGAGAAAAGCGAAAAAGAAAGAGGAGCTGGTAGTGGCAGTGGCAG GAGGAGAAGTTTACAAAGGAAAGCGAGATGATACGGAAACAAGTATGGAATTGGAGTTCATGGAGAGGCCAATATTCGAGTTAGATGATTTGCTGCGGTCGGCTGCGGAGGTGATCGGAAGGGGGAAGTTGGGCACGACGTACAAGGCGATGCTGGAATGCGGCTCCGTAGTGGCGGTGAAGAGACTGGAACACGTCAAGGCGCGGAGCAAGAAGGAGTTTGCGCAGCAGATGCACCTGCTCGGAAGCATCAAGCACCACAACCTGGCAGAGATGATCTCGTTTTACCATTCCCAAGAGGAGAAGCTCATCGTGTACGACTACGTACCCGATGGGAGTTTGTTCAGCCTGCTACACG AGAAGAGAGTATTGGATTGGAAGAGCCGAGTAGGCATCATCAAGGAAATAGCGACGGGGTTGGAGCATCTCCACGAGAGCTCGACTTTGCACGGAAACCTCAAGTCTTCAAACGTGCTCATCCATCGCGACCAGAGCGGCATCCCGCGGGTTAAGCTGACGGATTACGGGTTAGTCGGGTTGGCGGCAGCGCATATGCTCTCGGTTGGGAGGACTCCGGAATTTGCGGCGGGGAAGAAGGTGACGAGCAAGGCGGACGTCTACTGCTTCGGCATTGTGGTGCTGGAGATAGTGACGGGCAGAGTGCCGGCCAAGGATCTGTCGGGATGGGTAAGAGAGGCGGTGAGCATCGACTGGTCCACCGATATCGTGGATCTGCAAATTGTGGGAGAGAAGGAAGGCTATGAACACATGTTGAGCCTCACTCAGATGGCGCTTCAATGCACGGATCACCTGCCCCACCGGAGACTTAAAATCGCCCAACTTCTCACTACAATACACAACACTACCTAA